TTTACGAGTACGCAAGCGTCCTTCAATATAAACTTGCGCTCCTTTCTTGAGATATTGGCCGCAAATTTCAGCTAATTTGCGATAAAAAACGATTCGATGCCATTCAGTCACTTCACGACGTTCACCGGTGTTTTTATCCGTCCAAGCTTCGCTAGTTGCTACACTGATATTTGCAACTGCTTCACCATTCGGCATGCTTCGCATTTCAGGATCATTACCTAAATGTCCCACGATAATTACTTTATTAATTCCAGCCATATTGATTTCTCCTAAATCACAAAATTAACTGTCAAGATTGTGCATTTTTTACATCTAATCCTTAAGGGTAAATTCAGTAAAAAACACAGAGATTTTTTAACACAACCACGAAAGGCAAAGGCTTTTTTTCGTTAAGGTAAGGGGCTTGTCCCCTTACCTTTAAAAGGCCTTTTAGTGAGCCGATCACAAACTATATAAATTAGCCGATTACAAACTAGAAGATCCAACGTTCACAAATGTGAATGTTATAAATGATCTTCTATCTCTTTAATTTTATCTACCGCACTTGATACCTGTCTCATCATAAAATTTAGTACGGAGACCTGCAGATTAATCAAAATGCGTTCTTTCTCAGCTGAGACAAGTTTTTGTCGTAAGTCTGAAGATAACTGAGGATTATTAAATACCGGATTTAACACAGCATCACCAGTCTTAGAGGCTTGAAAACTGCGCCAGCGTAAAAACGTCCCACCGGATGATGAAGCTTTATCTCGGATCATGTGAATAGGTAATACACTAAGTTCACTTTTACGAACGTTCTGCAACATTTCATTCTGCTGCAACATTAAAGCTTCACGGACTGTAGCAAGGGATTCAGCTAGTAATTCATACTGTTGCACTGAGTCTAACTCACTGAATAACTGTTTCAGCGAGTCATTAAGTGGGGTTGTGCGTCCTAATTGTTTATACATATCAGAAGGAATGAGCACGTTATCCATAATCCCAATCTCCATTATTCAGTTTTATTTGCTGTAATTTGGACTTCAACAGAGCCATTATCATCTGATTCAGCAAGTGATGATTTTTTAATTGTTGGAGCAAATGTTGCACGTGTTGTACCGGAAAGCACGTCAGGCGTTAAGGTATATTTCATACGTTTTACAGCAGCTTGATAGCGAGCGTTATTTTCAAGCGCATCTTGGCGTGTAATACCGGAATTTCTGTAATTCTCAAGCACACCAAATGCACGACGAATTAATTTAGCTCCGGATTCTAACCAATCATACGCATCATCTTTTGTAAGTAATGCAATATGTGAAGCGGTCATCACTGTACGAGCTAACGAATCAAAGTCAGCCAAAAGATACAATAATTGATAACCCAGCTGAGTATTCACAAAAATAGGGTATTGAATCGGAGCAATATTGGCACAACGCTCAATTTGAAAGTTTTCAGGAATTTTCTCACTGTAGAGATTAACCATTCTCCAGGTCATATCTTGCATTTCTTTACGAAACCCTAATACTTTTTGTTCAAAACGAAGAAGATAATCATCAGCATAAGGATCATCTTGTTCGGCAGCTTGCTGAATTTGACTCAATAGAGATAGAGCATTAGGAATACTGAGAATTGATGATGTAACGACTTCCCCGGCTTCATTTTTAACTAAGTCACGACCATTCCAAAGACGTGTTGCATACTGAGTATGAAGCGTAAATGTAATCTCACTGCGTAACGGCCCAAGCTGTTGGTTGTATGTTGTTGTCATGTTATGTCACCTTTTATCATTTGGTTAAAATTTGTACTTTGTCCAGCCCCTGGACAGTGGTTAATTTTTGTTCACTGTGCAACCCTAGCACAGTGGTTAATTTTTGTTCACTGTGCAACCCTAGCACAGTGGTTAATTTTTGTTCACTGTGCAACCCTAGCACAGTGGTTAATTTTTGTTCACTGTGCAGTCCCCGCACACTGGTTAAAATTTGTACTTTGTAAAGTCCCTTTACAGTGGTTAAATTTTGTACTTTGTAGAACCCTTCTACACTATTCACTTTTTATACAGCTTATTCAATTGCAAATTGAAGCCTTAAATTGTCGAATGCGATCAGCTCTCGCTTTTCGCTCTTCTTCAGATTGCACTCGCATTGGTTTTATTGTGCTATCGGCTTTCACATTATTAACTAAGCTAGTTTCATCATGTTGTGATAACCGATTTTTTGATGATAATGATTGCGCTTGTGTAGCCAAAAATTGTTCATACAAATATGGTTTAAATTCACCACGGTGTGCACGTTGGATTAATGTCACTACATAGCCTTGTGGTTTTTTCACTTCACCTTTTGCCACACGCTGTTCTAGCTCAAATAAAATCGCTTTACAGATTCCTAAATCAAGTCCACGCATTGCTTGCATAATTGCTGTTTTTTCCAATGATGAAAACTGAATATTAGTCGGCCAGTCAATTTCATCCGCATTACCAGTACAGTACGTATTTATATAAATACTAGTACCTGTACTGTACTGTGAAAAACCTGAGTTCCCTTTTGGAACTAAGCCTGAAATCAATGACTTATCATCATTTTGGGTACTGAGTTCCTTTTTGGAACTCTGCTTGATTTTACTGAGTTCCATTTTGGAACTAAGGTGATTTTTACTGAGTTCCCCTGTTTTTTCACTGAGTTCCTTATTGGAACTTAGTAAGTTTTCTTGAATAAATGTTGATTCTTCTTGCTCTGAAATATCCATTTTTGGACGTTTTTGATAGTCTTGAAGGCGAGCTCGCATCCAGTCAATGTGAGAAATATAATGCCACTGAGTATTATCTGAGAGCAGGTTTTCTACAATATGGTTTGCTACACCTCGCACAAAGTTATCTCGATGCTGAATGGATTTTTCAAGGAGTGCGATGTAATCATGGTTTAATTGAATCGTATCAATGATTGGCATAGGTTCATCATGAAGGATGTAAAAATTACCCAATACTTGACCTTGCTCATTACGTACAGTTTCACAAAGTGTTAGCCAACGAGTTAATCTAAGTAATAACAACGTTTGGCTAACTAGCTTACGCGAGAGTTCTGCTTCATCATAAGGTTTATCTGAAAGTAATTTTGCAAGCACTTCGTATGATGGGAACATGCCTGATTGAAATTCTCTTGCTTTGTATTTTATAAGTTGCCATGCCAATTTTGCTCTTGATGTTAAATAAGGATCAAATAGCAAACGGGTTGGAACTGTTTCATGCTGGTTGCCAAAAAAGAGCAACCCATGCTCTTGTAATTTTGTTTCCATAATTTAATTCTCTCTGAGAATATTTCATTTTTATTGTTGCAATGTGCTTAAACATCTTTACAATAGCCAATGAACTTTCCCAAGTTCCTTACTAACGATATGAATAACGCCCAACTTAACGTAACGCACTAGGTTGGGCGTTATGTTTTTTAAGCTGCATTCCAGCGGCTAACAAGTTTCCAAATTTCAGTTAAATTAATACCGGTTTCTTCCGCAATTAAAATTAACAGCTCTAGTCCTTCTGTTGATTCAATTGTTTGAACATCACCTTTATGCTCTTGCCATAAGTCCCAAATTAATTTTTCTTCCTCTTCGGTTGCAGCTGGCTTACGTCCCATTGGTTCTTGTTTTCCAAGTAGGCTACGACGAGCAGATACTTTTGAAGTGGTTAAGCCGAAGTAGGAATTGAGCATTTGGATGGATGCACCTAACATTAATGCGCGATCAATAAGGCGACGTTCTTGTGACGACATGCGTACTCGAGCCACTAATCGCCAAAATGCATCGTGATTAATTTCAACTTTGGCAAAGGGAGCTTTGGTGTTAGCCAGTTCATAAACTTCCTCTGTGCTGAGTTTTTCAATTTCTTGCAATTCTTGTTTTGAGAAACCATAGTTCCGGCAAACATTGATATTGCCTTCTTGTAAATTAACCAAAATCTCATTCAATACCACTTGGTTTAAATTGCTGAACATGCTCATTATGCATCTCCTTCTGAACGAATATAGCGAACGAGGCGAATTAAACGGAATAATTTAACTAGCGTGGTATCATCAATTTCTTGAGTATTGAGTAAATATTCCGGTAATAAGGTGAAAGATGTCTGTGGGTGCACATCTGTTTGTAATAAATTTAAGAAGTCATAACACATCTGTGCTACACCGCTCACATCTTTATCTAATGGTTTTACGCGGTAAGTGTAATCAACAGGCTCTTTTACTACATGTTCAATGTAGTCAGTTAATCCAACACTTTCCGCAATGTCGAGTGCTAGTGAATAAGCTTCTACTTTATGCTGACGACCAGGATAAATTTTCCAAATATCATCAACTGGTTGACGGCCTACGCAAGCAAAGCCTAATCCATTTTCTTCTGCACGTTGTTGGCGTTGCTCCTGAATGCTCATGCCTGGAGTAATACCAAATTGTTGAGTTAAATTTTTAGCAAAATCAAAAGAAAGGCCATCTGAACTAGCATTAGTTTCATCAAACTCTTCATCCTCTGTTTTATCATCTGCTTCATTCTCAAATGAAGGAGAAATTTCAACACTTGCTTGCTTTAATACTGGCGCAGGTATTGATTTTTTTTCAGGGGTAGTCATTTTTGGAGTATTGACTACGCTAGGTTGAGATAATGTGTCTAATGCGGTTTCTTGTGGCTGTGGCGTATTAAACGCTTGAACATCTTGGATGCTTTCTTGTACGCTTTGTTGTATTTCGTGTTGTTTTTGCGCCATTTTCTTGAATTTTTGCTCATCGAGATCAATTTCAAGGTAAAGGACTTCATAACTTACACGATCACCTAACATGGATGACATTTCATCAATGAGATGGTCTTGGAATACTTTGATATGAAACGGTTGGTCATCATTACAACGAGCTAGGCTGTGTCCCCAAATTTCATCAAAGGACACTTCCAATTCAAATTGATAATTTTGCCAAATGGCTAAGGCGTTATTACGAATCGCAAGCAATTTATCAATTGGCGCATTACCTAAACCGTTAAAAAGTACATCCGGGATATAAGGATAAAGATACTCAATGCAACGTCCCATCTTCGCAATCATTGAAAATTGAATGATATACCCATCTTTTTCTAACTCACTTGAAAGCTCGCGAGCAGAAAGGGATTTTCCTAACTTTTTCTCGTAGTATTCTTTCGCTTGCTGAATTCCCAACGCTTTCTCAATAAAGGTTAAATCTGCACGTGTATCATTTTCAATTAAATGACCAATAAGCAAATCTAATTCCGCTTCTACACTATCAGCACTTTCACCTTTCCAGGGTTTATATAAGCATTCAATAGACCAAAAACGTTGATCTTGAGTCTCTGTAAACAGTTCTTTTAATGCTTGAATACGAGTATTCCCACCGTCAGCGATGATATAAAAAGGTTCGCCAGGTCGTTGAGTGATATTTGGTTTATGATCAAGACCACGACGACGAATTGACTCTTTAATCATTTCAAAGTTAGGATTACGTGTCTTACGAGGGTTGTGTTCATAAGGGCGTAATTTATCTAACGTAACGGTAATGTATTTAGATTGCGCAGGATAATGTGTTGCTGTTGTTGTTTGATAAGCAGCAGACTGATTATTAATAGGTTGAACATTTAATCCTTTCGCAATCGCGTCTAATTGACTTTGTTGTTTTTTATTTTTAGCAATAAATGGATTATTCATAATATCTATCCTGTGTCGTTAAATTCTCAAAAATGCTGTATTGACCTTGAAACAGTGTTTTTACTGTGGCTAACGGGCCATTACGCTGTTTACCAATGATGATTTCCGCAATGCCTTTATCTTCTGTGTCAGGGTTATAGATTTCATCTCTATAAAGATGAATGATGACATCAGCATCTTGTTCAAGAGAGCCGGAGTCACGTAAGTCGGCATTGATTGGACGCTTATTAGCTCGATTTTCTAAACCTCGGTTTAGTTGAGATAATGCATAAATTGGGCATCCAGTTTCTTTGGCTAATTTCTTTAAATCATTGGATATTTCGGCAAGTTCTAAATTGCGATTTTCAGTTTTATTTCCAGTTCTCATTAGTTGGATATAATCAATGAAAATCGCTTTAGGTTTGCCGTATAGACGAGTGTTTTTACGTACTTTGGCGCGTAAACGATGAGGTGTTAAAGAAGCTTCATCATCAATTAACAAACGATCTTTCCAGTCTTTTTTAATTGTCCCCATTGCATTAGCAAGGCGAGTCCATTCTTCCTCTTCAAGCTCAGTCGCTTGACGAATAGATTGCAAGCTGACGCGAGAGCGCATTGCCATAAAACGTTCTAATAGTTGATCAGCTGGCATTTCTTGACTGTAAAATTGGATAGGGCTGTCAGGAAATTTATCTAACGTACTTGCGGCAATCGTTTGTGCAAAGGTTGTTTTACCCATTGCTGGACGAGCTGCAATAATGATAAGTTCTCCTGGTTGACCGCCTGTTGTTGCTCTATCTAATTCAATAATGCCTGTTGGTGTTCCACTAACTGGATCGGCATTAATAGAGGACGTTTCCATGCGAGAAAGGATTCGCTCGAAACTTGCATTAAGATCAGCAACACCATCCGTCTCTTGTTCGATGACAATATTGGTATATTGCTTATCAACACTTTCCTCAAAAGAAGTTAATTCAATCTCATCTTTTGAAGATTGCATTTCAGTTACAATAAACTGGCCCAGAGTCAAAAAACGACGTTGTTTGCTATAACGAGAAATAATCTCAGCATACGCAGTGATATTAGATGCAGAAGGGGTATTGTGAATAATGTCAGCTAAGTATGCTAATCCCCCTATCTGATCAATCAGTTTTTTATCTTTGAAATACTGCTCCAAAGTTAAAATATCAGCGGGTTTTCCTTGTGTTAATAGATGGCTAACACCTTCAAACAATACTTTATGAGCTGAGACATAAAAATCATCAGAGCGCAGTAAAGTTGCGATCTCATCAAATTTGTCATTATCAATAATGAGAGCACCAATGACCGCACTTTCCGCTTCAATAGAAGCAATAAGTTTATCAGTCATATTAGCCTTCCTTTTTCATTGGTTTATCAAAAAGTGTTTTAAATTGAGGGAGTAACAAGCAACACAGTTCTTTGATAACAGGATATTCAGCTTGGCTATGGCGATAAACTGGCAATGAATAAGTTGCAGCTTCTCTATATGCCACATGCGCAGGGATTGAAAAATCAAGGAAGGTTTTGCTTTCATCAAAATTGGTTTCAAATAGGACATGCAATTGATTGAGTACAAATTTCACGTCATTAGTATTATCAACGCAATTTGCGATAGCTTTGAGAGGTGGTAATTTGAAGCCAAATGATTCAAAGGTTTCTAAATCTTGATACATTCCGATAGTTCCACGGATAAATTCTTTCGCAGAAAGAATGTGTGGAAGAATAGGGCAGAATAGGATGTCAGCTGCTAAGACAGACATATCGACAGTAATGTCTCTAGTACCTCGAGTATCAACCACAATAACATCATAATTATCAATGTTTTTAATTAAGTGACTAAATCGAATTGCACCAT
The sequence above is a segment of the Haemophilus parainfluenzae genome. Coding sequences within it:
- a CDS encoding single-stranded DNA-binding protein, which produces MAGINKVIIVGHLGNDPEMRSMPNGEAVANISVATSEAWTDKNTGERREVTEWHRIVFYRKLAEICGQYLKKGAQVYIEGRLRTRKWQDQNGQDRYTTEIQGDVMQMLGTRPQSADGANNSQPMPQQDASANAFDDSIPF
- a CDS encoding DUF3158 family protein, which gives rise to MDNVLIPSDMYKQLGRTTPLNDSLKQLFSELDSVQQYELLAESLATVREALMLQQNEMLQNVRKSELSVLPIHMIRDKASSSGGTFLRWRSFQASKTGDAVLNPVFNNPQLSSDLRQKLVSAEKERILINLQVSVLNFMMRQVSSAVDKIKEIEDHL
- a CDS encoding PFL_4669 family integrating conjugative element protein, encoding MTTTYNQQLGPLRSEITFTLHTQYATRLWNGRDLVKNEAGEVVTSSILSIPNALSLLSQIQQAAEQDDPYADDYLLRFEQKVLGFRKEMQDMTWRMVNLYSEKIPENFQIERCANIAPIQYPIFVNTQLGYQLLYLLADFDSLARTVMTASHIALLTKDDAYDWLESGAKLIRRAFGVLENYRNSGITRQDALENNARYQAAVKRMKYTLTPDVLSGTTRATFAPTIKKSSLAESDDNGSVEVQITANKTE
- a CDS encoding STY4528 family pathogenicity island replication protein; this encodes METKLQEHGLLFFGNQHETVPTRLLFDPYLTSRAKLAWQLIKYKAREFQSGMFPSYEVLAKLLSDKPYDEAELSRKLVSQTLLLLRLTRWLTLCETVRNEQGQVLGNFYILHDEPMPIIDTIQLNHDYIALLEKSIQHRDNFVRGVANHIVENLLSDNTQWHYISHIDWMRARLQDYQKRPKMDISEQEESTFIQENLLSSNKELSEKTGELSKNHLSSKMELSKIKQSSKKELSTQNDDKSLISGLVPKGNSGFSQYSTGTSIYINTYCTGNADEIDWPTNIQFSSLEKTAIMQAMRGLDLGICKAILFELEQRVAKGEVKKPQGYVVTLIQRAHRGEFKPYLYEQFLATQAQSLSSKNRLSQHDETSLVNNVKADSTIKPMRVQSEEERKARADRIRQFKASICN
- a CDS encoding DUF2857 domain-containing protein; its protein translation is MSMFSNLNQVVLNEILVNLQEGNINVCRNYGFSKQELQEIEKLSTEEVYELANTKAPFAKVEINHDAFWRLVARVRMSSQERRLIDRALMLGASIQMLNSYFGLTTSKVSARRSLLGKQEPMGRKPAATEEEEKLIWDLWQEHKGDVQTIESTEGLELLILIAEETGINLTEIWKLVSRWNAA
- a CDS encoding ParB family protein; this encodes MNNPFIAKNKKQQSQLDAIAKGLNVQPINNQSAAYQTTTATHYPAQSKYITVTLDKLRPYEHNPRKTRNPNFEMIKESIRRRGLDHKPNITQRPGEPFYIIADGGNTRIQALKELFTETQDQRFWSIECLYKPWKGESADSVEAELDLLIGHLIENDTRADLTFIEKALGIQQAKEYYEKKLGKSLSARELSSELEKDGYIIQFSMIAKMGRCIEYLYPYIPDVLFNGLGNAPIDKLLAIRNNALAIWQNYQFELEVSFDEIWGHSLARCNDDQPFHIKVFQDHLIDEMSSMLGDRVSYEVLYLEIDLDEQKFKKMAQKQHEIQQSVQESIQDVQAFNTPQPQETALDTLSQPSVVNTPKMTTPEKKSIPAPVLKQASVEISPSFENEADDKTEDEEFDETNASSDGLSFDFAKNLTQQFGITPGMSIQEQRQQRAEENGLGFACVGRQPVDDIWKIYPGRQHKVEAYSLALDIAESVGLTDYIEHVVKEPVDYTYRVKPLDKDVSGVAQMCYDFLNLLQTDVHPQTSFTLLPEYLLNTQEIDDTTLVKLFRLIRLVRYIRSEGDA
- the dnaB gene encoding replicative DNA helicase codes for the protein MTDKLIASIEAESAVIGALIIDNDKFDEIATLLRSDDFYVSAHKVLFEGVSHLLTQGKPADILTLEQYFKDKKLIDQIGGLAYLADIIHNTPSASNITAYAEIISRYSKQRRFLTLGQFIVTEMQSSKDEIELTSFEESVDKQYTNIVIEQETDGVADLNASFERILSRMETSSINADPVSGTPTGIIELDRATTGGQPGELIIIAARPAMGKTTFAQTIAASTLDKFPDSPIQFYSQEMPADQLLERFMAMRSRVSLQSIRQATELEEEEWTRLANAMGTIKKDWKDRLLIDDEASLTPHRLRAKVRKNTRLYGKPKAIFIDYIQLMRTGNKTENRNLELAEISNDLKKLAKETGCPIYALSQLNRGLENRANKRPINADLRDSGSLEQDADVIIHLYRDEIYNPDTEDKGIAEIIIGKQRNGPLATVKTLFQGQYSIFENLTTQDRYYE
- a CDS encoding ParA family protein, whose protein sequence is MDFSSVSKKPYIITVACTKGGSAKSTNAANIGAFCADHGLRTLLIDTDTQPTLSSYYALTEEAPGGIYEFLTRRDIEPSHIISKTSIPNLDLIQSNDPSNNVSQTLRNAPDGAIRFSHLIKNIDNYDVIVVDTRGTRDITVDMSVLAADILFCPILPHILSAKEFIRGTIGMYQDLETFESFGFKLPPLKAIANCVDNTNDVKFVLNQLHVLFETNFDESKTFLDFSIPAHVAYREAATYSLPVYRHSQAEYPVIKELCCLLLPQFKTLFDKPMKKEG